The following proteins are co-located in the Chiroxiphia lanceolata isolate bChiLan1 chromosome 7, bChiLan1.pri, whole genome shotgun sequence genome:
- the ATP5MC3 gene encoding ATP synthase F(0) complex subunit C3, mitochondrial: MFACAKLATSPSLIRAGSRVLYRPLSASVLSRPEIKNGEGNSTVNGAQNTVSRLALREFQTSAISRDIDTAAKFIGAGAATVGVAGSGAGIGTVFGSLIIGYARNPSLKQQLFSYAILGFALSEAMGLFCLMVAFLILFAM; encoded by the exons ATGTTCGCTTGCGCCAAGCTCGCCACCTCGCCCTCCCTG ATCCGTGCTGGATCAAGAGTCTTGTACAGACCACTTTCGGCGTCTGTGTTGTCTAGGCCAGAGATCAAGAATGGAGAG ggCAACTCAACAGTTAATGGGGCCCAAAATACTGTCTCCCGACTAGCACTTAGAGAATTCCAGACTAGTGCTATCAGCAGGGACATTGACACTGCTGCCAAATTCATTGGTGCTGGTGCAGCCACAGTAGGTGTGGCTGGTTCTGGTGCTGGTATTGGAACAGTCTTCGGTAGTCTAATCATTGGTTATGCCAG AAATCCTtctctgaagcagcagctgttctCATATGCTATCCTGGGATTCGCCCTGTCTGAAGCTATGGGTCTCTTCTGTCTGATGGTTGCTTTCTTGATCCTATTTGCCATGTGA